One Buteo buteo chromosome 5, bButBut1.hap1.1, whole genome shotgun sequence DNA window includes the following coding sequences:
- the CCDC14 gene encoding coiled-coil domain-containing protein 14 isoform X2: MARPGAARPCKVLSSGRLTGAAKLTSGRKQFGVRKGCHSDVESGYSLYSTDSDDQVDTIHNGLDRCAALLKNILQRRETIHKKPGKTASAKIISKPLLTKGNTSKKKGLKKNITPAHVRKEIVPISNRKLASSTTPSTEKELSSAAQNQMVQPIHVPCNQHSPVMHQKLCEHVQTQMSLITGQPPQNSNEIPTVTPFPTSNHGCQNVTAFNYRLPTSTSALSLQHSANPLSTQSDVPVDSGNECVPEMGGPVVCRVVSAASTTAAQIQSATALPNVIPCMASGASSNSTVPTFIPSSSGREMTPNHEQQIKEADLIRCIQAHLALLKSHEIMNGRTEQKHHHHCPTKHNASSNKEEDTSEEHSEDMANEEDEVNVLDIAPVRDTSCKTSFVKKVLKSRKESPEETAHKVKTVKYLLGELRALITDQDDSEMLRLMNEIEDCISLLPAVVGSTNIQAEIALALQPLRSENAQLRRRLRILNQQLGEQERSEKTSGQSCNYELVSLQSLNMMLQSQLKESLKGLESLQAKNEELIKIIESQKEENKHLAKYIQDKEEELLENKQHYDIHSTKLKIEVEEALANMKSLQFKLEASEKENKILGITLRQRDAEVNRLRELTRNLQGSMAKLLSDLTVDNIRPKPEKGLSKALLEDHEKQMQPDLFPGSTSVMTYLKKLEMDHILTDAELHFSNKNGELEMQNLAYEKFAAEGSKINSTFSEGTSAPRILLTSLKQDAETVSDSGTLVDDQNKLDETVYIPLTSSASKKQQPISERTGVLPQSRGAYKMLDYHCELSNSVQQNGCEMSKDLTIVDKLSAGYSVKKTMENMPEVTGDEVKPEGDKVQMRPKGTPSGAAKDFTDKSDQRQPGTYPRVPTLFPKESSQKKGSEIADFSSISFDDISGKSEWSASSFSTFTSRDEEDFKNSLAALDANIARLQRTLQNSIMKQ, translated from the exons ATGGCCAGGCCGGGGGCTGCGCGGCCCTGCAAG GTACTGTCTTCTGGAAGGCTAACAGGAGCTGCTAAATTAAcaagtggaagaaaaca GTTTGGCGTAAGAAAAGGATGTCATTCAGATGTGGAGTCTGGATACTCTCTCTATTCCACTGACTCTGACGATCAG GTTGATACTATTCATAATGGACTTGACCGTTGTGCAGCTTTACTGAAGAATATCTTACAAA GAAGGGAGACTATCCATAAAAAACCTGGGAAAACAGCTTCtgctaaaattatttccaaGCCTTTGCTAACCAAAGGAAATACTTCCAAGAAGAAAgggttgaaaaaaaatattactccTGCCCACGTCCGAAAAGAAATTG TGCCAATATCAAATAGAAAACTTGCCTCGTCCACCACACCTTCGACGGAGAAAGAACTTTCCAGTGCAGCACAAAATCAGATGGTTCAACCAATTCATGTGCCTTGCAATCAACACTCTCCTGTGATGCATCAGAAACTGTGCGAGCATGTGCAAACTCAGATGTCTCTGATAACTGGCCAACCACCACAGAACAGTAACGAAATTCCTACTGTAACTCCTTTTCCTACCTCAAATCACG gatGTCAAAATGTTACAGCTTTTAATTATCGATTACCTACCTCCACATcagctctgtccctgcagcatTCAGCTAATCCCTTATCTACTCAGTCA GATGTTCCTGTAGACAGTGGCAATGAATGTGTGCCAGAGATGGGAGGACCTGTGGTTTGCCGGGTGGTTTCTGCTGCTTCTACTACTGCTGCTCAAATACAGTCTGCCACTGCTCTTCCTAATGTGATCCCTTGTATGGCATCAGGTGCATCAAGTAACTCTACAGTGCCTACATTCATCCCATCATCTTCTGGCAGAGAGATGACCCCAAACCACGAGCAACAGATAAAAGAAGCAGATTTGATAAGATGCATACAAGCTCACCTGGCCCTGTTAAAATCACATGAAATAATGAATGGCAGGACTGAACAGAAGCACCATCATCATTGTCCGACAAAACATAATGCTTCAAGTAACAAGGAGGAGGATACTTCTGAAGAACACAGTGAGGACATGGCCAACGAAGAAGATGAAGTGAATGTACTTGACATAGCCCCAGTGAGAGATACAAGCTGTAAGACAAGTTTTGTGAAGAAAGTTCTAAAATCTAGAAAAGAAAGTCCAGAAGAAACAGCCCATAAAGTTAAGACTGTAAAATATCTTCTGGGAGAGCTTAGAGCACTGATAACAGATCAAG ATGATTCAGAAATGTTAAGGTTGATGAATGAAATAGAAGACTGCATATCATTGCTCCCAGCCGTAGTGGGAAGTACAAATATACAAGCTGAAATAGCACTAGCTTTACAGCCTCTCAGAAGTGAAAATGCCCAGCTGCGTAG GAGACTAAGAATATTAAACCAGCAACTCGGGGAACAAGAAAGAAGTGAGAAGACATCTGGACAGAGCTGCAACTATGAAT TGGTTTCTTTGCAGTCCTTGAATATGATGCTCCAGAGTCAATTGAAAGAATCACTGAAAGGCCTTGAGTCACTGCAGGCTAAAAATGAAGAACTGATTAAAATAATAGAaagtcagaaagaagaaaataaacatcttgCAAAATATATTCAAGATAAAGAAGAAGAAttgcttgaaaacaaacagcattaTGACATTCATTCCACGAAGCTCAAGATTG AAGTGGAAGAGGCATTAGCAAACATGAAGAGCCTTCAGTTTAAGCTGGaagcttcagagaaagaaaataagattttggGCATAACGTTACGTCAGCGTGATGCAGAAGTTAACAGACTGCGTGAATTAACCAG AAACCTGCAGGGCAGTATGGCCAAACTTCTGTCTGACCTCACAGTAGACAACATTAGACCCAAACCTGAAAAAGGTCTCTCGAAGGCTCTTTTGGAAGACCATGAAAAGCAGATGCAACCTGATCTGTTTCCTGGAAGTACTTCAGTAATGACTTAccttaaaaaattagaaatggaTCATATTTTGACAGATGCAGAACTTCACTTctcaaataaaaatggagaattagaaatgcaaaatctaGCCTATGAGAAGTTTGCTGCTGAAGgaagtaaaataaacagtacATTCTCAGAAGGAACATCAGCTCCCAGAATACTACTAACCTCACTGAAGCAAGATGCAGAAACTGTTAGTGATTCTGGGACTTTAGTAGATGACCAAAACAAGTTGGATGAGACTGTTTATATTCCATTGACTAGCAGTGCCTCTAAAAAACAGCAGCCAATCTCTGAAAGAACTGGTGTGCTACCCCAAAGTAGAGGGGCTTATAAGATGTTGGACTACCACTGTGAGCTCTCAAACTCTGTGCAGCAGAATGGATGTGAGATGTCAAAGGATTTAACTATTGTGGATAAATTAAGTGCTGGGTACAGTGTGAAAAAGACTATGGAAAACATGCCTGAAGTTACAGGGGATGAAGTAAAGCCAGAAGGAGACAAAGTCCAAATGAGGCCAAAAGGCACTCCAAGTGGAGCTGCAAAAGACTTCACAGATAAATCAGACCAACGTCAGCCTGGTACATATCCTCGCGTGCCGACGCTATTTCCAAAAGAGAGTTCTCAGAAAAAAGGCAGTGAAATAGCTGATTTTAGTTCCATTTCATTTGATGATATATCAGGAAAGTCTGAGTGGAGTGCATCCTCTTTCTCAACATTTACTTCTCGAGATGAAGAGGACTTTAAGAACAGCTTAGCAGCCTTGGATGCCAACATAGCTAGGTTACAAAGAACTCTGCAAAATAGCATTATGAAACAATGA
- the CCDC14 gene encoding coiled-coil domain-containing protein 14 isoform X3 — MARPGAARPCKVLSSGRLTGAAKLTSGRKQFGVRKGCHSDVESGYSLYSTDSDDQVDTIHNGLDRCAALLKNILQSEATVPISNRKLASSTTPSTEKELSSAAQNQMVQPIHVPCNQHSPVMHQKLCEHVQTQMSLITGQPPQNSNEIPTVTPFPTSNHGCQNVTAFNYRLPTSTSALSLQHSANPLSTQSDVPVDSGNECVPEMGGPVVCRVVSAASTTAAQIQSATALPNVIPCMASGASSNSTVPTFIPSSSGREMTPNHEQQIKEADLIRCIQAHLALLKSHEIMNGRTEQKHHHHCPTKHNASSNKEEDTSEEHSEDMANEEDEVNVLDIAPVRDTSCKTSFVKKVLKSRKESPEETAHKVKTVKYLLGELRALITDQDDSEMLRLMNEIEDCISLLPAVVGSTNIQAEIALALQPLRSENAQLRRRLRILNQQLGEQERSEKTSGQSCNYELVSLQSLNMMLQSQLKESLKGLESLQAKNEELIKIIESQKEENKHLAKYIQDKEEELLENKQHYDIHSTKLKIEVEEALANMKSLQFKLEASEKENKILGITLRQRDAEVNRLRELTRNLQGSMAKLLSDLTVDNIRPKPEKGLSKALLEDHEKQMQPDLFPGSTSVMTYLKKLEMDHILTDAELHFSNKNGELEMQNLAYEKFAAEGSKINSTFSEGTSAPRILLTSLKQDAETVSDSGTLVDDQNKLDETVYIPLTSSASKKQQPISERTGVLPQSRGAYKMLDYHCELSNSVQQNGCEMSKDLTIVDKLSAGYSVKKTMENMPEVTGDEVKPEGDKVQMRPKGTPSGAAKDFTDKSDQRQPGTYPRVPTLFPKESSQKKGSEIADFSSISFDDISGKSEWSASSFSTFTSRDEEDFKNSLAALDANIARLQRTLQNSIMKQ, encoded by the exons ATGGCCAGGCCGGGGGCTGCGCGGCCCTGCAAG GTACTGTCTTCTGGAAGGCTAACAGGAGCTGCTAAATTAAcaagtggaagaaaaca GTTTGGCGTAAGAAAAGGATGTCATTCAGATGTGGAGTCTGGATACTCTCTCTATTCCACTGACTCTGACGATCAG GTTGATACTATTCATAATGGACTTGACCGTTGTGCAGCTTTACTGAAGAATATCTTACAAAGTGAGGCTACAG TGCCAATATCAAATAGAAAACTTGCCTCGTCCACCACACCTTCGACGGAGAAAGAACTTTCCAGTGCAGCACAAAATCAGATGGTTCAACCAATTCATGTGCCTTGCAATCAACACTCTCCTGTGATGCATCAGAAACTGTGCGAGCATGTGCAAACTCAGATGTCTCTGATAACTGGCCAACCACCACAGAACAGTAACGAAATTCCTACTGTAACTCCTTTTCCTACCTCAAATCACG gatGTCAAAATGTTACAGCTTTTAATTATCGATTACCTACCTCCACATcagctctgtccctgcagcatTCAGCTAATCCCTTATCTACTCAGTCA GATGTTCCTGTAGACAGTGGCAATGAATGTGTGCCAGAGATGGGAGGACCTGTGGTTTGCCGGGTGGTTTCTGCTGCTTCTACTACTGCTGCTCAAATACAGTCTGCCACTGCTCTTCCTAATGTGATCCCTTGTATGGCATCAGGTGCATCAAGTAACTCTACAGTGCCTACATTCATCCCATCATCTTCTGGCAGAGAGATGACCCCAAACCACGAGCAACAGATAAAAGAAGCAGATTTGATAAGATGCATACAAGCTCACCTGGCCCTGTTAAAATCACATGAAATAATGAATGGCAGGACTGAACAGAAGCACCATCATCATTGTCCGACAAAACATAATGCTTCAAGTAACAAGGAGGAGGATACTTCTGAAGAACACAGTGAGGACATGGCCAACGAAGAAGATGAAGTGAATGTACTTGACATAGCCCCAGTGAGAGATACAAGCTGTAAGACAAGTTTTGTGAAGAAAGTTCTAAAATCTAGAAAAGAAAGTCCAGAAGAAACAGCCCATAAAGTTAAGACTGTAAAATATCTTCTGGGAGAGCTTAGAGCACTGATAACAGATCAAG ATGATTCAGAAATGTTAAGGTTGATGAATGAAATAGAAGACTGCATATCATTGCTCCCAGCCGTAGTGGGAAGTACAAATATACAAGCTGAAATAGCACTAGCTTTACAGCCTCTCAGAAGTGAAAATGCCCAGCTGCGTAG GAGACTAAGAATATTAAACCAGCAACTCGGGGAACAAGAAAGAAGTGAGAAGACATCTGGACAGAGCTGCAACTATGAAT TGGTTTCTTTGCAGTCCTTGAATATGATGCTCCAGAGTCAATTGAAAGAATCACTGAAAGGCCTTGAGTCACTGCAGGCTAAAAATGAAGAACTGATTAAAATAATAGAaagtcagaaagaagaaaataaacatcttgCAAAATATATTCAAGATAAAGAAGAAGAAttgcttgaaaacaaacagcattaTGACATTCATTCCACGAAGCTCAAGATTG AAGTGGAAGAGGCATTAGCAAACATGAAGAGCCTTCAGTTTAAGCTGGaagcttcagagaaagaaaataagattttggGCATAACGTTACGTCAGCGTGATGCAGAAGTTAACAGACTGCGTGAATTAACCAG AAACCTGCAGGGCAGTATGGCCAAACTTCTGTCTGACCTCACAGTAGACAACATTAGACCCAAACCTGAAAAAGGTCTCTCGAAGGCTCTTTTGGAAGACCATGAAAAGCAGATGCAACCTGATCTGTTTCCTGGAAGTACTTCAGTAATGACTTAccttaaaaaattagaaatggaTCATATTTTGACAGATGCAGAACTTCACTTctcaaataaaaatggagaattagaaatgcaaaatctaGCCTATGAGAAGTTTGCTGCTGAAGgaagtaaaataaacagtacATTCTCAGAAGGAACATCAGCTCCCAGAATACTACTAACCTCACTGAAGCAAGATGCAGAAACTGTTAGTGATTCTGGGACTTTAGTAGATGACCAAAACAAGTTGGATGAGACTGTTTATATTCCATTGACTAGCAGTGCCTCTAAAAAACAGCAGCCAATCTCTGAAAGAACTGGTGTGCTACCCCAAAGTAGAGGGGCTTATAAGATGTTGGACTACCACTGTGAGCTCTCAAACTCTGTGCAGCAGAATGGATGTGAGATGTCAAAGGATTTAACTATTGTGGATAAATTAAGTGCTGGGTACAGTGTGAAAAAGACTATGGAAAACATGCCTGAAGTTACAGGGGATGAAGTAAAGCCAGAAGGAGACAAAGTCCAAATGAGGCCAAAAGGCACTCCAAGTGGAGCTGCAAAAGACTTCACAGATAAATCAGACCAACGTCAGCCTGGTACATATCCTCGCGTGCCGACGCTATTTCCAAAAGAGAGTTCTCAGAAAAAAGGCAGTGAAATAGCTGATTTTAGTTCCATTTCATTTGATGATATATCAGGAAAGTCTGAGTGGAGTGCATCCTCTTTCTCAACATTTACTTCTCGAGATGAAGAGGACTTTAAGAACAGCTTAGCAGCCTTGGATGCCAACATAGCTAGGTTACAAAGAACTCTGCAAAATAGCATTATGAAACAATGA
- the CCDC14 gene encoding coiled-coil domain-containing protein 14 isoform X1 — translation MARPGAARPCKVLSSGRLTGAAKLTSGRKQFGVRKGCHSDVESGYSLYSTDSDDQVDTIHNGLDRCAALLKNILQSEATGRETIHKKPGKTASAKIISKPLLTKGNTSKKKGLKKNITPAHVRKEIVPISNRKLASSTTPSTEKELSSAAQNQMVQPIHVPCNQHSPVMHQKLCEHVQTQMSLITGQPPQNSNEIPTVTPFPTSNHGCQNVTAFNYRLPTSTSALSLQHSANPLSTQSDVPVDSGNECVPEMGGPVVCRVVSAASTTAAQIQSATALPNVIPCMASGASSNSTVPTFIPSSSGREMTPNHEQQIKEADLIRCIQAHLALLKSHEIMNGRTEQKHHHHCPTKHNASSNKEEDTSEEHSEDMANEEDEVNVLDIAPVRDTSCKTSFVKKVLKSRKESPEETAHKVKTVKYLLGELRALITDQDDSEMLRLMNEIEDCISLLPAVVGSTNIQAEIALALQPLRSENAQLRRRLRILNQQLGEQERSEKTSGQSCNYELVSLQSLNMMLQSQLKESLKGLESLQAKNEELIKIIESQKEENKHLAKYIQDKEEELLENKQHYDIHSTKLKIEVEEALANMKSLQFKLEASEKENKILGITLRQRDAEVNRLRELTRNLQGSMAKLLSDLTVDNIRPKPEKGLSKALLEDHEKQMQPDLFPGSTSVMTYLKKLEMDHILTDAELHFSNKNGELEMQNLAYEKFAAEGSKINSTFSEGTSAPRILLTSLKQDAETVSDSGTLVDDQNKLDETVYIPLTSSASKKQQPISERTGVLPQSRGAYKMLDYHCELSNSVQQNGCEMSKDLTIVDKLSAGYSVKKTMENMPEVTGDEVKPEGDKVQMRPKGTPSGAAKDFTDKSDQRQPGTYPRVPTLFPKESSQKKGSEIADFSSISFDDISGKSEWSASSFSTFTSRDEEDFKNSLAALDANIARLQRTLQNSIMKQ, via the exons ATGGCCAGGCCGGGGGCTGCGCGGCCCTGCAAG GTACTGTCTTCTGGAAGGCTAACAGGAGCTGCTAAATTAAcaagtggaagaaaaca GTTTGGCGTAAGAAAAGGATGTCATTCAGATGTGGAGTCTGGATACTCTCTCTATTCCACTGACTCTGACGATCAG GTTGATACTATTCATAATGGACTTGACCGTTGTGCAGCTTTACTGAAGAATATCTTACAAAGTGAGGCTACAG GAAGGGAGACTATCCATAAAAAACCTGGGAAAACAGCTTCtgctaaaattatttccaaGCCTTTGCTAACCAAAGGAAATACTTCCAAGAAGAAAgggttgaaaaaaaatattactccTGCCCACGTCCGAAAAGAAATTG TGCCAATATCAAATAGAAAACTTGCCTCGTCCACCACACCTTCGACGGAGAAAGAACTTTCCAGTGCAGCACAAAATCAGATGGTTCAACCAATTCATGTGCCTTGCAATCAACACTCTCCTGTGATGCATCAGAAACTGTGCGAGCATGTGCAAACTCAGATGTCTCTGATAACTGGCCAACCACCACAGAACAGTAACGAAATTCCTACTGTAACTCCTTTTCCTACCTCAAATCACG gatGTCAAAATGTTACAGCTTTTAATTATCGATTACCTACCTCCACATcagctctgtccctgcagcatTCAGCTAATCCCTTATCTACTCAGTCA GATGTTCCTGTAGACAGTGGCAATGAATGTGTGCCAGAGATGGGAGGACCTGTGGTTTGCCGGGTGGTTTCTGCTGCTTCTACTACTGCTGCTCAAATACAGTCTGCCACTGCTCTTCCTAATGTGATCCCTTGTATGGCATCAGGTGCATCAAGTAACTCTACAGTGCCTACATTCATCCCATCATCTTCTGGCAGAGAGATGACCCCAAACCACGAGCAACAGATAAAAGAAGCAGATTTGATAAGATGCATACAAGCTCACCTGGCCCTGTTAAAATCACATGAAATAATGAATGGCAGGACTGAACAGAAGCACCATCATCATTGTCCGACAAAACATAATGCTTCAAGTAACAAGGAGGAGGATACTTCTGAAGAACACAGTGAGGACATGGCCAACGAAGAAGATGAAGTGAATGTACTTGACATAGCCCCAGTGAGAGATACAAGCTGTAAGACAAGTTTTGTGAAGAAAGTTCTAAAATCTAGAAAAGAAAGTCCAGAAGAAACAGCCCATAAAGTTAAGACTGTAAAATATCTTCTGGGAGAGCTTAGAGCACTGATAACAGATCAAG ATGATTCAGAAATGTTAAGGTTGATGAATGAAATAGAAGACTGCATATCATTGCTCCCAGCCGTAGTGGGAAGTACAAATATACAAGCTGAAATAGCACTAGCTTTACAGCCTCTCAGAAGTGAAAATGCCCAGCTGCGTAG GAGACTAAGAATATTAAACCAGCAACTCGGGGAACAAGAAAGAAGTGAGAAGACATCTGGACAGAGCTGCAACTATGAAT TGGTTTCTTTGCAGTCCTTGAATATGATGCTCCAGAGTCAATTGAAAGAATCACTGAAAGGCCTTGAGTCACTGCAGGCTAAAAATGAAGAACTGATTAAAATAATAGAaagtcagaaagaagaaaataaacatcttgCAAAATATATTCAAGATAAAGAAGAAGAAttgcttgaaaacaaacagcattaTGACATTCATTCCACGAAGCTCAAGATTG AAGTGGAAGAGGCATTAGCAAACATGAAGAGCCTTCAGTTTAAGCTGGaagcttcagagaaagaaaataagattttggGCATAACGTTACGTCAGCGTGATGCAGAAGTTAACAGACTGCGTGAATTAACCAG AAACCTGCAGGGCAGTATGGCCAAACTTCTGTCTGACCTCACAGTAGACAACATTAGACCCAAACCTGAAAAAGGTCTCTCGAAGGCTCTTTTGGAAGACCATGAAAAGCAGATGCAACCTGATCTGTTTCCTGGAAGTACTTCAGTAATGACTTAccttaaaaaattagaaatggaTCATATTTTGACAGATGCAGAACTTCACTTctcaaataaaaatggagaattagaaatgcaaaatctaGCCTATGAGAAGTTTGCTGCTGAAGgaagtaaaataaacagtacATTCTCAGAAGGAACATCAGCTCCCAGAATACTACTAACCTCACTGAAGCAAGATGCAGAAACTGTTAGTGATTCTGGGACTTTAGTAGATGACCAAAACAAGTTGGATGAGACTGTTTATATTCCATTGACTAGCAGTGCCTCTAAAAAACAGCAGCCAATCTCTGAAAGAACTGGTGTGCTACCCCAAAGTAGAGGGGCTTATAAGATGTTGGACTACCACTGTGAGCTCTCAAACTCTGTGCAGCAGAATGGATGTGAGATGTCAAAGGATTTAACTATTGTGGATAAATTAAGTGCTGGGTACAGTGTGAAAAAGACTATGGAAAACATGCCTGAAGTTACAGGGGATGAAGTAAAGCCAGAAGGAGACAAAGTCCAAATGAGGCCAAAAGGCACTCCAAGTGGAGCTGCAAAAGACTTCACAGATAAATCAGACCAACGTCAGCCTGGTACATATCCTCGCGTGCCGACGCTATTTCCAAAAGAGAGTTCTCAGAAAAAAGGCAGTGAAATAGCTGATTTTAGTTCCATTTCATTTGATGATATATCAGGAAAGTCTGAGTGGAGTGCATCCTCTTTCTCAACATTTACTTCTCGAGATGAAGAGGACTTTAAGAACAGCTTAGCAGCCTTGGATGCCAACATAGCTAGGTTACAAAGAACTCTGCAAAATAGCATTATGAAACAATGA
- the CCDC14 gene encoding coiled-coil domain-containing protein 14 isoform X4, protein MVQPIHVPCNQHSPVMHQKLCEHVQTQMSLITGQPPQNSNEIPTVTPFPTSNHGCQNVTAFNYRLPTSTSALSLQHSANPLSTQSDVPVDSGNECVPEMGGPVVCRVVSAASTTAAQIQSATALPNVIPCMASGASSNSTVPTFIPSSSGREMTPNHEQQIKEADLIRCIQAHLALLKSHEIMNGRTEQKHHHHCPTKHNASSNKEEDTSEEHSEDMANEEDEVNVLDIAPVRDTSCKTSFVKKVLKSRKESPEETAHKVKTVKYLLGELRALITDQDDSEMLRLMNEIEDCISLLPAVVGSTNIQAEIALALQPLRSENAQLRRRLRILNQQLGEQERSEKTSGQSCNYELVSLQSLNMMLQSQLKESLKGLESLQAKNEELIKIIESQKEENKHLAKYIQDKEEELLENKQHYDIHSTKLKIEVEEALANMKSLQFKLEASEKENKILGITLRQRDAEVNRLRELTRNLQGSMAKLLSDLTVDNIRPKPEKGLSKALLEDHEKQMQPDLFPGSTSVMTYLKKLEMDHILTDAELHFSNKNGELEMQNLAYEKFAAEGSKINSTFSEGTSAPRILLTSLKQDAETVSDSGTLVDDQNKLDETVYIPLTSSASKKQQPISERTGVLPQSRGAYKMLDYHCELSNSVQQNGCEMSKDLTIVDKLSAGYSVKKTMENMPEVTGDEVKPEGDKVQMRPKGTPSGAAKDFTDKSDQRQPGTYPRVPTLFPKESSQKKGSEIADFSSISFDDISGKSEWSASSFSTFTSRDEEDFKNSLAALDANIARLQRTLQNSIMKQ, encoded by the exons ATGGTTCAACCAATTCATGTGCCTTGCAATCAACACTCTCCTGTGATGCATCAGAAACTGTGCGAGCATGTGCAAACTCAGATGTCTCTGATAACTGGCCAACCACCACAGAACAGTAACGAAATTCCTACTGTAACTCCTTTTCCTACCTCAAATCACG gatGTCAAAATGTTACAGCTTTTAATTATCGATTACCTACCTCCACATcagctctgtccctgcagcatTCAGCTAATCCCTTATCTACTCAGTCA GATGTTCCTGTAGACAGTGGCAATGAATGTGTGCCAGAGATGGGAGGACCTGTGGTTTGCCGGGTGGTTTCTGCTGCTTCTACTACTGCTGCTCAAATACAGTCTGCCACTGCTCTTCCTAATGTGATCCCTTGTATGGCATCAGGTGCATCAAGTAACTCTACAGTGCCTACATTCATCCCATCATCTTCTGGCAGAGAGATGACCCCAAACCACGAGCAACAGATAAAAGAAGCAGATTTGATAAGATGCATACAAGCTCACCTGGCCCTGTTAAAATCACATGAAATAATGAATGGCAGGACTGAACAGAAGCACCATCATCATTGTCCGACAAAACATAATGCTTCAAGTAACAAGGAGGAGGATACTTCTGAAGAACACAGTGAGGACATGGCCAACGAAGAAGATGAAGTGAATGTACTTGACATAGCCCCAGTGAGAGATACAAGCTGTAAGACAAGTTTTGTGAAGAAAGTTCTAAAATCTAGAAAAGAAAGTCCAGAAGAAACAGCCCATAAAGTTAAGACTGTAAAATATCTTCTGGGAGAGCTTAGAGCACTGATAACAGATCAAG ATGATTCAGAAATGTTAAGGTTGATGAATGAAATAGAAGACTGCATATCATTGCTCCCAGCCGTAGTGGGAAGTACAAATATACAAGCTGAAATAGCACTAGCTTTACAGCCTCTCAGAAGTGAAAATGCCCAGCTGCGTAG GAGACTAAGAATATTAAACCAGCAACTCGGGGAACAAGAAAGAAGTGAGAAGACATCTGGACAGAGCTGCAACTATGAAT TGGTTTCTTTGCAGTCCTTGAATATGATGCTCCAGAGTCAATTGAAAGAATCACTGAAAGGCCTTGAGTCACTGCAGGCTAAAAATGAAGAACTGATTAAAATAATAGAaagtcagaaagaagaaaataaacatcttgCAAAATATATTCAAGATAAAGAAGAAGAAttgcttgaaaacaaacagcattaTGACATTCATTCCACGAAGCTCAAGATTG AAGTGGAAGAGGCATTAGCAAACATGAAGAGCCTTCAGTTTAAGCTGGaagcttcagagaaagaaaataagattttggGCATAACGTTACGTCAGCGTGATGCAGAAGTTAACAGACTGCGTGAATTAACCAG AAACCTGCAGGGCAGTATGGCCAAACTTCTGTCTGACCTCACAGTAGACAACATTAGACCCAAACCTGAAAAAGGTCTCTCGAAGGCTCTTTTGGAAGACCATGAAAAGCAGATGCAACCTGATCTGTTTCCTGGAAGTACTTCAGTAATGACTTAccttaaaaaattagaaatggaTCATATTTTGACAGATGCAGAACTTCACTTctcaaataaaaatggagaattagaaatgcaaaatctaGCCTATGAGAAGTTTGCTGCTGAAGgaagtaaaataaacagtacATTCTCAGAAGGAACATCAGCTCCCAGAATACTACTAACCTCACTGAAGCAAGATGCAGAAACTGTTAGTGATTCTGGGACTTTAGTAGATGACCAAAACAAGTTGGATGAGACTGTTTATATTCCATTGACTAGCAGTGCCTCTAAAAAACAGCAGCCAATCTCTGAAAGAACTGGTGTGCTACCCCAAAGTAGAGGGGCTTATAAGATGTTGGACTACCACTGTGAGCTCTCAAACTCTGTGCAGCAGAATGGATGTGAGATGTCAAAGGATTTAACTATTGTGGATAAATTAAGTGCTGGGTACAGTGTGAAAAAGACTATGGAAAACATGCCTGAAGTTACAGGGGATGAAGTAAAGCCAGAAGGAGACAAAGTCCAAATGAGGCCAAAAGGCACTCCAAGTGGAGCTGCAAAAGACTTCACAGATAAATCAGACCAACGTCAGCCTGGTACATATCCTCGCGTGCCGACGCTATTTCCAAAAGAGAGTTCTCAGAAAAAAGGCAGTGAAATAGCTGATTTTAGTTCCATTTCATTTGATGATATATCAGGAAAGTCTGAGTGGAGTGCATCCTCTTTCTCAACATTTACTTCTCGAGATGAAGAGGACTTTAAGAACAGCTTAGCAGCCTTGGATGCCAACATAGCTAGGTTACAAAGAACTCTGCAAAATAGCATTATGAAACAATGA